From the genome of Dryobates pubescens isolate bDryPub1 chromosome 9, bDryPub1.pri, whole genome shotgun sequence, one region includes:
- the LOC104303198 gene encoding tubulin beta-1 chain produces the protein MREIVHIQAGQCGNQIGAKFWEVISDEHGIDPTGSSHGDSDLQLERINVYYNEAAGNKYVPRAILVDLEPGTMDSVRSGPFGQIFRPDNFVFGQSGAGNNWAKGHYTEGAELVDSVLDVVRKESESCDCLQGFQLTHSLGGGTGSGMGTLLISKIREEYPDRIMNTFSVMPSPKVSDTVVEPYNATLSVHQLVENTDETYCIDNEALYDICFRTLKLTTPTYGDLNHLVSATMSGVTTCLRFPGQLNADLRKLAVNMVPFPRLHFFMPGFAPLTSRGSQQYRALTVPELTQQMFDSKNMMAACDPRHGRYLTVAAIFRGRMSMKEVDEQMLNVQNKNSSYFVEWIPNNVKTAVCDIPPRGLKMSATFIGNSTAIQELFKRISEQFTAMFRRKAFLHWYTGEGMDEMEFTEAESNMNDLVSEYQQYQDATADEQGEFEEEGEEDEA, from the exons ATGCGTGAGATCGTGCACATCCAGGCCGGGCAGTGCGGCAACCAGATCGGCGCCAAG TTCTGGGAGGTGATCAGTGATGAGCATGGCATTGACCCCACTGGCAGCTCCCATGGGGACAGTgacctgcagctggagaggatcAATGTCTACTATAATGAAGCTGCTG GTAACAAGTACGTCCCCCGTGCCATCCTGGTGGATCTGGAGCCTGGCACAATGGACTCTGTGCGCTCTGGCCCCTTTGGACAAATCTTTCGGCCTGACAATTTTGTCTTTG GTCAGAGTGGGGCTGGCAACAACTGGGCCAAGGGGCACTACACGGAAGGTGCCGAGCTGGTGGACTCTGTCCTGGATGTGGTGAGGAAGGAATCGGAGAGCTGTGACTGCCTCCAGGGCTTCCAGTTGACCCACTCTCTGGGCGGTGGCACGGGCTCCGGGATGGGCACCCTGCTGATCAGCAAGATTCGGGAGGAGTACCCTGACCGCATCATGAACACCTTCAGCGTCATGCCCTCCCCCAAGGTGTCGGACACAGTGGTGGAGCCCTACAATGCCACCCTCTCCGTGCACCAGCTGGTGGAGAACACGGACGAGACCTACTGCATCGACAACGAGGCCCTGTATGACATTTGCTTCCGCACCCTGAAGCTGACCACTCCCACCTAtggggacctcaaccacctggTGTCGGCCACCATGAGTGGCGTGACCACCTGCCTCCGCTTCCCCGGCCAGCTGAACGCCGACCTGCGCAAGCTGGCGGTCAACATGGTGCCTTTCCCGCGGCTGCACTTCTTCATGCCGGGCTTTGCCCCGCTGACCAGCCGCGGCAGCCAGCAGTACCGCGCCCTGACGGTGCCCGAGCTGACGCAGCAGATGTTCGACTCCAAGAACATGATGGCCGCCTGCGACCCCCGCCACGGCCGCTACCTGACGGTGGCTGCCATCTTCCGGGGCCGCATGTCCATGAAGGAGGTGGACGAGCAGATGCTCAACGTGCAGAACAAGAACAGCAGCTACTTCGTGGAGTGGATCCCCAACAACGTCAAGACGGCCGTCTGCGACATCCCGCCACGCGGCCTCAAGATGTCCGCCACCTTTATCGGCAACAGCACGGCCATCCAGGAGCTCTTCAAGAGGATCTCGGAGCAGTTCACCGCCATGTTCCGGCGCAAGGCTTTCTTGCACTGGTACACGGGTGAGGGCATGGATGAAATGGAGTTCACAGAGGCCGAGAGCAACATGAACGACCTGGTCTCTGAATACCAGCAATACCAGGATGCCACTGCTGATGAGCAGGGCGAGTttgaagaggaaggagaggaggatgaGGCTTAG